The sequence GATGAAAAAGGTGTTGTTGAATTTAAGTTATTCAAAGGTGAAGTCAATACAGCTAAGGAAACAGGAGCACCTCTTGGTTACAAGTTAAGTGATGAAGTTGTAACGATGGATACAAATGTGAGTGAAGATGGAAGCTTATTTGTTATCGAATACTATAACGAACTATTACCTGATGATGCTTTACCAGCAACTGGAGTTTCAAACTCATTTACGATTGTCGCCACGATACTCGTAATGTTAGGAGGAATTTTTATCGCATTAAACAAATTATTTAATAAACGAAAAGTAAACGTGGTAGGTTCTACCACAATAAAGAATAAACCAACCAATTGGTTTAAAAATATACTAAACGGATTCGCTGTATTAGCGACTTCTGCTATCGTTTTAGGAATCAGTACTGTGAGTGTAAGAGCGGATGTGATTGATGATTTAAACAGTCTTTGGAATAACTCAAAAAGAAATATTGGTCGACTTTTAACTTTAATTGGTACTGTCATTACTTCGATTGCGACAGTGGTTTTATTTATTGCATTTGTTATCCTTTTATTTAATTTTGTGATGTCAAGACGCCGCGGTGAGGATACAAGTGAAAAGATGATGCCGCTTTTTGGAGTACTTATTGGTTTCGCAATCGTCATTGCGTTATCTGCCTTCGGTTGGGCTTCATTAATTTAATTTTTAATTTTTAATTTTGTGATGATAAGTGTGGTAGGTTCTACCACACTCGAAAGGAGGGTGTATGGGTTTTATATTCCAATGGTTGTTGGATGAATTTATATCGATGCTTTTTGTGGTGATGGAACTCATTTATTCTGTGGTTTCATCGAATATCTTTGAAAATTCATACATACAATTCATACTAATTATTTTATCAAGTTTTGCAGGTGTATCATTCTTCTTAGGTTTAGTACCTGCAATATCAAAATATGTGTCGGAAAAGAATATCAATATCAATGAATTGATCAAAAATATCTTTACAGGATCACTTTTTGCTTTGTTATTTACACCGTTTTCAACGGCTATTTATCAGGTTGGTTATTTTTTATCAAGTGAAGCATTAACGATTGCAGGAAAGGCATCATCTATTATTACGAAAGATAATATATTCGATGGAGCAAGCCTCGTTACAATGATTAATGGTTATACAGGCTGGGGCATTATCATTAAAAGTAGCGTCGTTTTAGCTATGGTTGTTTTACTCATTATTATTCTATGGCAACAATATATACGAGCTGTAGATTTACTTATTTATCAACTGCAAGGTGTCATTTCGGTCTTTAGTATGGTGGGTGGTGATAATTCAGCTTTTAAAACCTATCTTAATGGCGTGCTGGCACTGACGATTACGCAATCGATTCAAGTAATGTTTTTATACGGTGGGCTTACGATTGTTCGGTTGGGTGGCATTACGGATATGTTTATGGCGCTTGCCTTCTTTGTGGCTGGAGTAGGCCTTCCTAAGAAAATGAAAGAATGGTCCTACACAACAGGAACTGCAAAAGGAATCTCTGCACTCGCTCAAACAAGTATGCAAACTTACACCACACTTCGTATGACTACGATGATGCAGTAGGAGATGCAATGTGGTAGATTCGTCCACGTACATTTAACTTTGAAAGGAGTGAAATTATGACCCAGCGAAAACAGAAAGAATTTGTTTATTTATCACAACTTGATCGTGGTGATAAGTTCTATAAGTGGAAATTAGGAAACTTTGTAATCGCGATAGTTCCTTTACTTGTATCAGCGTTATTCAAATCGGGTTGGGGTCTTATTTTTTCGATTGTTTTCTTAGTTACAACTTTAGTTTTAACTTTTGAAGTATACCCCGAAGAACATTTGATGAATTATTTGAAAGTGAGAGTGATCTATATGTTTAAACGAAAAGTAGATGTAAACCAACAGGTATATTCTCAAAATAGATTAATGCAGATTTCAAATCAAATTAAATTTGGAAAAATATATGAGCATCATATCACTTTAAGTAAAGGAGGGTATGCAGTTTTGTTTGAGTATCAACAACTTAACCCTGATTTAATGAGTGATTATGAAATTGAAATTGCAACGAAACAGAAAGCAGCATTTTTAAGCAATTTCCCTAAATTAAAAGAAATGGTCGTAGAATTATCCCAATCCTATGATGATGTTATCGCATATAATAAGGAGCTTTTAAAAACAGCGCCTCCACATCTTCACACCTGGATTGAGAAACGTATCGCTTATATTGAAAGATCGAGCCGCAGTAATAAAGAAGATGAAAAAACAACGATTTTATATTTAGAAAACAAAGACGATGATATTAATCAATTTATTCGTGACGTTGAACGTTTAGGAATAGAAAACAACGTGTCGCTACATATCTTACAAGGCGATAAATTGAAACGTGTAATCGCATCAATTATTGCGGATGTACGCTATAACGATATTTATCCAGAAAATACAGCACAAGCATTAGAAATGGAGGACTAGCAATGTTTGGAAGAAAAAAGAAAAAACAACAACTTCAAGAGAGCATTAAAGATCTTGAATTTAAAGACATGATTCTGCCTAACCGTATGCAGTCTCGATATGATCGCATTGAATTTAGTAATGGTAATTATGTTTCGTATGTTGCTATTAAAATCTATCCACGACGTACCGATACCAAACTTATTTTAAAAGATCTTGGATCGGTAAAAGGTGTATCAATCCTTTTTGATTTATCAGAACTATCGATATCAACATTCGAGAAACAGCTTAATAAAACGGTTCAAAATGAAGCAGATGGTATGAAGCGCAAAAGTAATGTGGATATCGTTAAACAAGGTGTGAATGAAAAAGCACAAAGTAACTTTATGACAGAACTTTACAATAATAATGAGAAAACATACAAAGGAACAGTCATTATCAAGATGGTTGCACCAAGTATAGATGAACTTAATACATTACGCAAAACAGTGAAATCTAAATTAAGTGCACGGTCTATTTTGGCGGATAATCTTAGCTATCGTCAAAAAGATGCCTATGCATCATTTATGCCATTCAATAACAACAAGATTCATGGATTTATTGAACACCCTTATACTGCGCAAACATTTGCGAATTTATGGTTGCCAAACTATGCGTCATGGGTTCAAGCCAAAGGGTTTCCCTTAGGCCAGATTGAAAATGGTGGTGCTTTCTACTTTGATCCCTTTGAACGGAGAATGAGTGTATCAAATTCTAATGGATTTGTGGTTGGAATGTCTGGGCGTGGTAAATCGTTCTTACTTAAAATACTGATTTTTAATATGGTATTAAACGGTAAGAATGTCATCATGCTCGACCCTAATAATGAATTTGCAGATCTTGTAACAAATTTAGGTGGGCAGGCAATACCCTTACCACTTCTGAATGTTTTAGAGATTCGTGTTCATGATAATGAATTGAAACAAGAAATCATGAATATGAAAGATGCGGAAATTTCAGACTTTAAGTTCCATCTTAATTTCTTAAGAACATGGTATACAACCTATGGAACAGATATTGAAAACAAAGAGGATAAATGCTTTGAATTCTTATGTAAGCATATATACGCGAAATTCAATATTAATGAGGAGATGGATTATTTAAATTTACCGGCTCACCAATATCCACGATTACGCGATGTTTATCATGAAGCAGTAGCCTTATCTAAGAAACGATTATCTGAACTTGTGGATGAAGGCATTATTTGGAAGCCAGAGCAGTTCTTGTCAGTAGCACAGACGCTTCAAACCGCAGTGCTTGATGGTAGTGATAGCCAATATTTTGATGTATATACCTCGGCTCCTATGGATTTGAGCAAGCAAATAATTCTTGCAATTCAACTAAAAACCATTAACAATCTAAAA is a genomic window of Erysipelothrix amsterdamensis containing:
- a CDS encoding conjugal transfer protein TrbL family protein, with product MGFIFQWLLDEFISMLFVVMELIYSVVSSNIFENSYIQFILIILSSFAGVSFFLGLVPAISKYVSEKNININELIKNIFTGSLFALLFTPFSTAIYQVGYFLSSEALTIAGKASSIITKDNIFDGASLVTMINGYTGWGIIIKSSVVLAMVVLLIIILWQQYIRAVDLLIYQLQGVISVFSMVGGDNSAFKTYLNGVLALTITQSIQVMFLYGGLTIVRLGGITDMFMALAFFVAGVGLPKKMKEWSYTTGTAKGISALAQTSMQTYTTLRMTTMMQ
- a CDS encoding helicase HerA domain-containing protein, with protein sequence MFGRKKKKQQLQESIKDLEFKDMILPNRMQSRYDRIEFSNGNYVSYVAIKIYPRRTDTKLILKDLGSVKGVSILFDLSELSISTFEKQLNKTVQNEADGMKRKSNVDIVKQGVNEKAQSNFMTELYNNNEKTYKGTVIIKMVAPSIDELNTLRKTVKSKLSARSILADNLSYRQKDAYASFMPFNNNKIHGFIEHPYTAQTFANLWLPNYASWVQAKGFPLGQIENGGAFYFDPFERRMSVSNSNGFVVGMSGRGKSFLLKILIFNMVLNGKNVIMLDPNNEFADLVTNLGGQAIPLPLLNVLEIRVHDNELKQEIMNMKDAEISDFKFHLNFLRTWYTTYGTDIENKEDKCFEFLCKHIYAKFNINEEMDYLNLPAHQYPRLRDVYHEAVALSKKRLSELVDEGIIWKPEQFLSVAQTLQTAVLDGSDSQYFDVYTSAPMDLSKQIILAIQLKTINNLKPATKSAIYLNMNNYISALILSDRTTPFLYGWDELHMAVDKRADADNQAIKEFATIYAIARKFEVATWAATTSPQHLKHHSVVDSTTTIFSQCAFKFIFQVVGDDYKHLIEMVSNLNEIVKEKVQLLPRFECISVIGENINFKVKVKGANLNDLQGDEDPYLVEMAQLFGDAGGR